In the genome of Populus nigra chromosome 9, ddPopNigr1.1, whole genome shotgun sequence, one region contains:
- the LOC133703300 gene encoding protein DMR6-LIKE OXYGENASE 1-like: protein MAPTKAVVADDHLALPAGGKNTPLTNTIPISNVQTDIYGLEIWEGTLPIIDLGGIHGPRRSDTIKQLGHACQHYGGFMLKNHGISERLLNDIMSKAREFFHLPEEERMKLYSPDPTSLIRLATGFKDDNQNVFVSRESLKFHCHPIENYENLWPTNPPSYREVVSEYCVAAKRAEITLLEAVFEGLGMERKSIDQILDNHGQYASLNYYPTCDKSNLGLTFGLRGHTDPTILTMLLPDEVPGLEILQDGDWVPVKPIPNTLIVHVGDVLQGLSNCRYKSLLHRVIVNSEKERLSIASYCYPSNDTQMGPPKELIDDDHPLIYKDYTYEEFYTTMWKQRLPDASRLDSFKVSAA from the exons ATGGCTCCCACAAAGGCAGTAGTAGCCGATGATCACCTTGCATTACCCGCAGGGGGCAAAAATACTCCACTAACCAACACCATTCCCATTTCCAATGTTCAAACCGATATCTATGGGCTTGAGATCTGGGAGGGTACCCTCCCCATCATCGACCTGGGAGGCATTCATGGTCCTCGCCGCTCTGACACCATCAAACAGCTTGGCCATGCATGCCAACACTATGGTGGCTTTATG CTGAAGAACCATGGCATTTCAGAGAGATTGTTGAATGACATAATGAGCAAAGCAAGAGAGTTCTTCCATCTGCCAGAAGaagaaaggatgaaattatactCTCCTGACCCTACCAGCCTTATCAGGCTTGCTACTGGCTTTAAGGACGATAATCAGAATGTCTTCGTCTCGAGGGAATCGTTGAAATTTCATTGTCATCCTATCGAAAATTATGAGAATCTATGGCCTACAAATCCTCCATCCTACAG GGAGGTTGTATCCGAGTATTGTGTAGCTGCTAAAAGGGCGGAGATAACACTACTTGAAGCTGTATTCGAGGGCTTAGGCATGGAAAGGAAATCTATAGATCAGATATTGGACAACCATGGACAATACGCTTCTCTAAACTACTATCCGACGTGTGACAAGTCAAATCTTGGGCTCACTTTTGGACTGCGTGGTCACACTGACCCCACTATACTCACCATGCTACTGCCAGATGAGGTGCCTGGGCTTGAAATTCTACAAGATGGTGACTGGGTACCTGTCAAGCCTATTCCTAACACCTTGATTGTCCATGTTGGTGACGTGCTTCAG GGGCTTAGCAATTGCCGATACAAGAGTTTGCTCCATCGAGTTATTGTCAATTCTGAGAAAGAACGTTTATCCATTGCTTCATATTGCTATCCATCAAATGATACTCAAATGGGGCCTCCTAAGGAATTGATCGATGATGATCATCCATTGATTTATAAAGATTACACCTACGAAGAATTCTACACTACAATGTGGAAACAAAGACTTCCAGATGCCTCCCGCTTGGACTCATTCAAAGTTTCTGCTGCTTAA
- the LOC133703026 gene encoding protein DMR6-LIKE OXYGENASE 2-like, with product MSATMLQVAEGLLALPGAKHLPHIYKDPISNLPTLPEAQVSDSSIPIIDLEALHGPRRSDIVKQLGQACQHRGFFAVKNHGIPRTTVSNIFDTTREFFHLPKEERMKFYTPDPNSDIRLMNAYKDEVANVFVARESLKFHCHPVENYVNKWPTNPPSFRKYAAEYLTNVRRVEITLLGAISESLGLERDYIEKKLGGHYASLNYYGACEQSDLELTYGVRAHTDPTIITILLQDDVPGLQVLSEGKWMDVNPIPGTVVVHVGDLLQAISNHKFKSLLHQAMVNCEKERMSIASYCYPSSDAMIGPPKKLIDNDHPAVYKDFTFKEFSEQMWKVITFTDTRLDSFKCSPA from the exons ATGTCGGCCACTATGTTGCAAGTAGCTGAAGGCCTCCTTGCTTTGCCAGGAGCCAAGCATCTTCCACACATCTATAAGGATCCCATTTCCAATCTTCCAACCCTCCCTGAGGCTCAGGTATCTGATAGCTCCATCCCCATCATTGACCTGGAAGCCCTTCATGGTCCTCGCCGCTCCGATATTGTCAAACAACTTGGCCAGGCATGCCAGCACAGAGGTTTCTTTGCG GTGAAGAATCATGGAATTCCAAGGACAACGGTTAGCAACATATTCGACACAACAAGAGAATTCTTTCATCTGCCAAAGGAAGAAAGAATGAAATTCTACACTCCTGACCCTAACAGTGACATCAGGCTAATGAATGCTTATAAAGATGAGGTTGCAAATGTCTTTGTAGCAAGGGAATCGTTGAAGTTCCATTGTCACCCTGTTGAAAATTACGTGAATAAATGGCCAACAAATCCTCCTTCCTTCAG GAAGTATGCCGCCGAGTATTTGACAAATGTGAGGAGGGTGGAGATAACACTACTTGGTGCAATATCAGAGAGCTTAGGCCTGGAAAGAGATTATATAGAGAAGAAATTGGGTGGACATTATGCATCTTTGAACTACTACGGAGCTTGTGAACAATCAGATCTCGAGCTTACTTATGGAGTGCGTGCCCATACTGATCCAACTATAATAACTATTCTATTGCAAGATGATGTGCCTGGACTTCAGGTTCTAAGTGAGGGCAAATGGATGGATGTTAATCCCATTCCAGGCACAGTGGTTGTCCATGTTGGAGATCTGCTGCAG GCAATTAGCAATCATAAATTCAAGAGTTTGCTCCATCAAGCTATGGTGAATTGTGAGAAGGAGCGTATGTCCATCGCCTCGTATTGCTATCCATCATCTGATGCCATGATTGGACCTCCTAAGAAGTTGATAGACAATGATCATCCTGCTGTCTATAAAGATTTCACGTTTAAAGAATTCAGTGAGCAAATGTGGAAAGTAATAACTTTTACTGATACGCGTTTGGACTCGTTCAAGTGTTCTCCTGCCTGA
- the LOC133703191 gene encoding large ribosomal subunit protein uL11c-like — MASSTLFTHYHFTSPSPSSKNNANIKLSSSLFVSPISLSSNPNISLQFFDKKHSPLLSTAPRRLSVIAMAPPKPGGKAKKVIGLIKLALEAGKATPAPPVGPALGSKGVNIMAFCKDYNARTADKAGYVIPVEITVYDDKSFTFVLKTPPASVLLLKAAGVEKGSKDPKIEKVGMITIDQLRAIATEKLPDLNCTTIESAMRIIAGTVANMGIDVDPPILEPKTKVVL; from the exons ATGGCTTCTTCTACTCTCTTTACCCATTATCACTTcacttctccttctccttcttcaaaGAACAATGCTAACATCAAGCtttcctcttctctttttgtttctcCCATTAGCTTATCTTCAAACCCCaacatttctcttcaattctttgacAAGAAACACTCCCCACTTCTTTCAACAGCTCCAAGAAGGCTCTCAGTTATTGCAATGGCACCTCCTAAACCTGGCGGAAAGGCcaagaaag TGATTGGATTGATAAAGTTGGCTTTAGAGGCAGGGAAAGCAACTCCTGCACCACCTGTAGGACCAGCACTCGGTTCAAAGGGTGTAAATATCATGGCTTTTTGTAAGGATTATAATGCAAGAACTGCTGATAAAGCTGGTTATGTCATTCCTGTTGAGATTACTGTTTATGAC GATAAAAGCTTTACTTTCGTTTTGAAGACACCTCCTGCTTCAGTTTTATTGCTCAAGGCTGCAG GAGTGGAGAAAGGTTCTAAAGACCCAAAGATCGAGAAAGTGGGTATGATCACGATTGACCAATTGCGTGCCATAGCTACTGAAAAGCTGCCAGACTTGAATTGCACAACCATCGAATCAGCAATGAGAATCATAGCAGGCACTGTAGCTAATATGGGGATTGATGTTGATCCTCCTATTCTTGAACCCAAAACAAAGGTTGTCTTGTAG
- the LOC133703911 gene encoding LOW QUALITY PROTEIN: caffeic acid 3-O-methyltransferase (The sequence of the model RefSeq protein was modified relative to this genomic sequence to represent the inferred CDS: deleted 1 base in 1 codon): MATSTYEEDYHLQYAMQLSSASVLPLVLKAAIELGVFEIIEKAGPDALLSASDIVSQFPTQNNPEAHILLDRNLCLLASHSILTCSVSTKNIQDGHSQRLYGLAPVAKYFTKNQDGGSLSPFLAMIHDKVMMDMWYHLKDAVLEGGIPFEKAHGINSAEYLKKDARFCELFSSSMKSFNVTFMETILDIYDGFEGVKCLVDVGGGNGSILNMIITKYVPAIKGINYDLASVVESSPSYPGIEHVAGDGFVTIPKGGDAIFMKWITHNWDDEHLLKLLKNCYEALPDNGKVIVVDMVVPETPETNVKAKSMLQNYLFITSMSPQGKERTEKEFETLGKEAGFSHIRVACFVCNFSVVEFIKK; this comes from the exons atggcAACCTCAACCTATGAGGAAGACTATCATCTCCAGTATGCTATGCAACTTTCAAGTGCATCAGTGCTGCCTCTGGTTTTGAAAGCAGCAATAGAGCTTGGTGTGTTTGAGATAATAGAAAAGGCTGGTCCTGATGCCTTGCTCTCAGCTTCAGATATTGTCTCTCAATTTCCCACACAAAACAACCCGGAAGCCCATATTCTGCTAGACCGTAACCTATGCCTGCTCGCAAGCCATTCTATTCTTACTTGCTCGGTGTCCACCAAGAATATTCAGGATGGTCATTCCCAGAGGTTATATGGATTAGCACCTGTGGCCAAATACTTTACCAAGAACCAGGATGGAGGATCGTTGAGTCCCTTTTTAGCTATGATTCATGACAAGGTTATGATGGATATGTG GTACCACTTAAAAGACGCAGTTCTGGAAGGAGGGATTCCATTTGAAAAGGCTCATGGGATAAATTCTGCAGAATATCTAAAAAAAGATGCAAGATTTTGTGAGCTATTCAGCAGTTCCATGAAAAGTTTCAACGTTACATTTATGGAGACAATTCTGGACATATATGATGGATTTGAAGGTGTAAAATGCTTGGTGGATGTGGGTGGTGGCAATGGTTCTATCCTTAACATGATCATTACCAAGTACGTA CCTGCAATTAAGGGTATCAACTATGATTTGGCTTCAGTTGTGGAAAGCTCACCATCCTACCCAG GAATTGAGCATGTCGCGGGGGACGGATTCGTAACAATTCCGAAAGGAGGAGATGCCATTTTCATGAAG TGGATAACTCACAACTGGGATGATGAGCACTTGCTAAAACTGCTAAAGAATTGTTATGAAGCTTTACCAGACAACGGAAAAGTTATAGTGGTGGATATGGTAGTTCCAGAAACCCCTGAAACCAATGTTAAAGCTAAAAGCATGCTACAGAATTATTTGTTCATAACAAGCATGAGTCCGCAAGGAAAAGAAAGGAcagaaaaagaatttgaaaccTTGGGAAAGGAAGCTGGATTTTCTCATATTCGAGTTGcttgttttgtttgtaatttttcaGTAGTggagttcataaaaaaataa
- the LOC133703390 gene encoding metal tolerance protein 1-like, whose amino-acid sequence MEVRNSEHGRIIDIHVDVPAVKTSLGGSRICAGATCGFSDAKTSSKDAKERGASMKKLGWAVVLCLIFMAVEIVGGIKANSLAILTDAAHLLSDVAAFAISLFSIWASGWEATPRRTYGYFRIEILGALISIQMIWLLAGILVYEAIARLIYDTGEVQGALMFAVSAVGLLVNIVMALLLGHDHGHGHGHGHGGHDHGHSDHDHSHEDHDHAHTNSLSGATHHNHHHHEGNSEDNDEHHDTHGADLAEPLLSSHTEVENKTKGGHKQKKQRNFNIQGAYLHVLGDSIQSFGVMLGGAIIWYKPGWKIIDLICTLVFSIIVLGTTISMLRNILEVLMESTPREIDATTLEKGLCEMDEVVAVHELHIWAITVGKCLLACHVMIKPDADADMVLDKVIDYIKREHNISHVTIQIERQ is encoded by the coding sequence ATGGAAGTGCGAAATTCAGAACATGGACGTATAATTGACATACATGTAGATGTTCCAGCTGTGAAGACTAGCCTGGGTGGGAGTAGGATTTGTGCGGGAGCAACATGTGGATTTTCAGATGCTAAAACCAGTTCTAAAGATGCAAAGGAACGAGGGGCGTCTATGAAGAAACTTGGATGGGCAGTTGTGCTCTGTCTTATCTTCATGGCTGTTGAAATTGTAGGAGGCATAAAAGCCAACAGTCTCGCGATCTTGACTGATGCAGCTCATCTTTTATCAGATGTTGCAGCTTTTGCAATCTCTTTATTTTCAATCTGGGCATCAGGATGGGAGGCGACTCCACGCCGAACTTATGGTTATTTTAGGATTGAGATACTTGGTGCTCTTATTTCCATCCAGATGATATGGCTTCTTGCAGGGATCCTTGTGTATGAAGCTATTGCCAGACTTATTTACGATACAGGTGAAGTTCAGGGTGCTCTCATGTTTGCTGTTTCTGCTGTTGGCTTACTGGTTAATATTGTCATGGCACTCTTGTTGGGTCATGATCACGGTCACGGTCACGGGCACGGGCATGGTGGGCACGATCATGGCCACAGTGATCATGACCATAGCCATGAGGATCATGATCATGCCCATACCAACAGTTTAAGTGGAGCCACACATCATAATCACCACCATCATGAGGGGAACTCCGAAGACAATGACGAGCATCATGACACACATGGAGCAGATCTTGCCGAGCCTCTGCTTAGTAGTCACACAgaagttgaaaataaaacaaaaggtggGCATAAACAAAAGAAGCAACGAAATTTCAATATTCAGGGGGCTTATCTTCACGTATTGGGAGATTCAATTCAGAGTTTTGGGGTGATGCTTGGTGGGGCAATTATATGGTATAAGCCAGGGTGGAAAATCATTGATCTGATATGCACCCTTGTGTTTTCCATTATTGTGTTGGGCACAACAATCAGTATGCTACGGAATATTCTGGAGGTTCTCATGGAGAGCACGCCGAGGGAGATTGACGCAACTACGCTTGAGAAGGGTCTCTGCGAAATGGACGAGGTGGTTGCCGTCCATGAACTGCACATTTGGGCAATAACTGTAGGGAAGTGTTTGTTGGCTTGCCATGTTATGATCAAGCCTGATGCTGATGCTGACATGGTACTAGACAAGGTTATAGATTACATTAAGAGAGAACACAATATCAGTCATGTGACCATTCAGATAGAGCGACAGTAA